A window of the Gossypium hirsutum isolate 1008001.06 chromosome A03, Gossypium_hirsutum_v2.1, whole genome shotgun sequence genome harbors these coding sequences:
- the LOC107887594 gene encoding pectinesterase inhibitor 4: protein MEAAARSWRRSSSSHSLFQFFIFSLAILLLMLNVPTVSASETTNKASRKTYKSFIKKACNSATYPSDCYKSLSKYATAIKTDPEKLYRVSLFVTIKAARKTSSSISTLWRLKGLSRTERAIVRDCASTISYAIDEMKQSLTVMANIQGADHKSELIENIRTWVAAALTDEGTCTDEFDGQKVSYEVNKNIKKTVLNLSKLTSNCLALLNTLSNRS from the coding sequence ATGGAAGCAGCAGCTAGGAGTTGGAGAAGAAGCTCTTCTTCACATTCTTTGTTTCAATTCTTCATATTTTCACTTGCCATTCTTCTCCTCATGTTAAACGTTCCAACTGTCTCTGCAAGCGAAACTACCAACAAAGCTTCTCGTAAGACCTACAAAAGCTTCATAAAGAAAGCCTGCAATTCAGCCACATATCCCAGCGACTGCTACAAATCTCTTTCCAAATACGCAACCGCCATTAAAACAGATCCAGAGAAGCTCTACAGGGTTTCCTTATTCGTCACTATAAAAGCTGCTCGTAAAACATCCTCCTCCATATCCACTCTTTGGAGACTAAAGGGTTTGAGTCGTACAGAGCGAGCCATCGTCCGTGATTGTGCTTCAACAATAAGTTATGCCATTGACGAGATGAAGCAATCCTTGACGGTAATGGCCAATATACAAGGCGCAGATCATAAGTCtgaattaatagaaaatataaggACATGGGTTGCTGCTGCATTGACAGATGAGGGCACATGCACGGATGAATTTGATGGCCAGAAAGTGAGCTACGAAGtgaataagaacatcaagaagacTGTGTTGAATCTCTCCAAGTTGACCAGCAATTGTTTGGCTCTTCTCAATACTCTGTCTAATCGTAGCTAA